DNA from Desulfuromonas sp. AOP6:
TTTTTCCGGCTTTTCGGTAAAGCTCTCCACCACCACGGCAACGCCATAGGGCACCTCGTCCCGAACCTGCTTAAGGATCTGTTCGCGTATCATTTCGGCGACGATGAAGCGCTCGGGCAGATCGGTGACCATGTCTTCGGGGTAGTAGCGCGGGCCGGATGGCAGCAGGTCGTGAGTGGCTTTGATCAGGGCGTCGACACCGCTGCCCGTCATCCCGGAAATGGGGATAATGGCGGCGAAATCGCGCTTCTGTGCATAAATTTCGATAAGAGGGAGCAAAGCCCCTGGCGACACCTTGTCGATCTTGTTGATCACCAGAATGACGGGCACAGAGCTCCGGGAAAGGACGTCAAGAATGAAATCATCCCCTCCCCCGGGACGATCCGTGGCCTCGATAAGAAAGAGAACGACATCGACATCGGAGCAGGCCGCCATGGCCTGGTCGACCATATAACGGTTGAGTTTGCCGGTGGCGCGGTGGATACCGGGAGTGTCGAGGAAGAGAATCTGGCCGTCGTCTAGGTTGTGGATGCCGAGAATCCGGTTGCGAGTCGTCTGCGGCTTGGGCGAGGCGATAGCGATTTTCTGTCCGAGAATCCGGTTCAGCAGAGTTGATTTGCCGACATTGGGGCGTCCGATGATCGAGACAAAACCGGAGCGAAAAGGGGTCTGTTCAGTGTTCAATGAGAAGATCCTTAGTAAGAGGCCAT
Protein-coding regions in this window:
- the era gene encoding GTPase Era, with the protein product MNTEQTPFRSGFVSIIGRPNVGKSTLLNRILGQKIAIASPKPQTTRNRILGIHNLDDGQILFLDTPGIHRATGKLNRYMVDQAMAACSDVDVVLFLIEATDRPGGGDDFILDVLSRSSVPVILVINKIDKVSPGALLPLIEIYAQKRDFAAIIPISGMTGSGVDALIKATHDLLPSGPRYYPEDMVTDLPERFIVAEMIREQILKQVRDEVPYGVAVVVESFTEKPEKNIVVIAAAILVERDPHKKIILGKGGEKIRSIGKAARVDIEKMLGTRVYLELFVKVQKNWTESDKLLKDFGYE